The following are encoded together in the Gorilla gorilla gorilla isolate KB3781 chromosome 14, NHGRI_mGorGor1-v2.1_pri, whole genome shotgun sequence genome:
- the LPAR6 gene encoding lysophosphatidic acid receptor 6 isoform X3 has protein sequence MIRDSVSLCCPGWSAVAIHRCHQRAMKPQTPMALSDRLVSVSRVASTTDKVLICHQAEVQWYNQSSLQSQPPRLKQSSHFSLPTSWDHRFTSPHPGLLEFAGGPLQTLFVWISPAEVAEQQRLLPVPSSGSFVPEGHPPDGSWSSPVPSAMALPQ, from the exons agacagtgtctcgttatgttgcccaggctggagtgctgtggctatTCATAGGTGTCATCAAAGAGCAATGAAGCCCCAAACTCCTATGGCCTTAAGTGATCGTCTTGTCTCAGTCTCTAGAGTAGCTtcgactacag acaaggtcttgatctgtcaccaggctgaagtgcagtggtacaatcaaagctcactgcagtctcaacctcctaggctcaaacaatcctcccacttcagcctcccaaccagctgggaccacaggtttacatcaccacacccag gtctgctggaatttgctggaggtccactccagaccctgtttgtctggatatcaccagcagaggttgcagaacaacaaagattgctgcctgttccttcctctggaagctttgtcccagaggggcacccaccagacggcagctggagctctcctgt TCCCTCTGCTATGGCTCTTCCTCAGTAG